A part of Ooceraea biroi isolate clonal line C1 chromosome 10, Obir_v5.4, whole genome shotgun sequence genomic DNA contains:
- the LOC105274737 gene encoding uncharacterized protein LOC105274737, which translates to MSESDGEHAARSVALEQAYVHEVYEQCAEKTTQSKHWPRVYQFLQELEPGALVCDIGCGNGKYLSVNHSIFKIGVDRCKRFTDIAREKENEVLICDNLALPFREESFDAVLSIAVVHHFATTERRVHALKELARVLRIGGRLVISVWAMEQKHRKFESQDVLVPWPKSYCMSAAADGARDSDINEKPDDTDQKHPSSSKRNSQRKCKSKSYWIDPIFSLSPSTSSLSSPNETCYSCFRRALQKLARSRRVVGGRAWFPGSWQSSTKNRRQYDSEDATDVDELPIELRRVETTHTLTMTNKHSTDTLSIKSKSLGDILEIERLDLVRSRSSIPGFCSTSELILDERSVSSSSSGSKPRLVKQKSCVEETSLENPEDTAIENLIKDLSDFPCQPLRKRSVPLKQSSMNEELMSAERLEEKEQVRRNIMKQASLNEEIICKWRTFEALKDSISPVNASRRFQLLKDGFANKIKRTTANSVTDKISMPSTKNGFFVRILQGWKSADNESANTAEATAKSKSASSDNKVQPVTMIKRSIEGVERRLSREDGSDSSKDSSLQSDTSVDSEDSFASVIFVPKQDIVVPAPPAPSTSSSVNEVSSTPRPAALQLGTTSAPPSPRIKQPLDANSQSSRFKLIGMSSLTKQQQQQSSIVNTNTNTSTNENTNTNTNTNIKTNACTRLGGAAKSSASTAVRKETAFGSTLQTPASRGFRLVSESTEPNAEPDTAPLIRAFNDVGKTINREPVVANEDENRKARLNQIKELLIAKPGFATRAKPSFPLVRRASTAASGRLETVTRILPRLLSLELFNPETDDLDSDSSGVSSPESIGSVISVTSDERYIARKEAEGKKSAQANEGVSRSNESDSVSEKTKESESTRDDEESCSVETTTTFEDSSTLMDPTRDDSSTGLEDDVSLTEAKVTCDVPQDDLGNEMHPVSRVLLESGKSITSQSMRLLEAAANVASSLEDAVGTVIQRNTQVEQFPQLSQLPQAVQRRDNNDDAVWSRSNTHTRAYLQQERKSASVDLGGYVNESSSDLMRDINRYCQNSSFDFFETCQTLGTASSSLDIADNVFDVESMDTTECWEGCDQAPKETSWIINEAYDDGGCDKVVQPELTPKSKSFYGDQTVLESEFDLKLKNDSKHEVQFKNHSETKLKYDDTFRLNFASEKESKVKSNLVSRPNFGSNSDLTSDIKRPFTNSANKHNPGCTLKLKPNVVQEPAHRTNAMSPQVLRSNSDDVLDFVMVSKTGELEDAAMSDSRMPGKWRSSQGGLSMDSSDIGDSLIENTTTSLSDGSRAESTARLFTGSTVSLASNLNANRRCSIERRRLQERGRSLEETSSEAKRRDADCLVTTATTDTLSNASSQESLPSDRGGGSITYHQYYHVFREGELDQLINKYVENLHIISSYYDHASWCVVAEKVQVWTI; encoded by the exons GCTGCGGCAACGGGAAGTATCTCAGCGTCAATCACAGCATCTTTAAAATAGGAGTGGACCGATGCAAGCGTTTCACCGATATTGCGCGCGAGAAGGAAAACGAG GTTCTGATCTGCGATAATCTGGCTCTACCGTTCCGCGAAGAGAGCTTCGATGCGGTGCTGTCGATCGCTGTGGTGCATCACTTTGCCACCACGGAGAGGAGAGTACACGCGTTGAAGGAGCTGGCGAGGGTCCTCAGGATAGGAGGTCGACTCGTCATATCCGTCTGGGCTATGGAACAAAAGCATAGAAAA TTCGAATCGCAAGACGTTTTAGTACCATGGCCCAAATCGTATTGCATGAGCGCTGCGGCGGACGGAGCGAGGGACTCGGACATCAACGAAAAGCCAGATGACACCGATCAGAAACATCCGTCATCTTCAAAAAG AAATAGCCAACGAAAATGCAAAAGCAAGAGTTATTGGATCGATCCGATATTCAGCCTGTCACCATCTACCAGCAGCCTCTCTAGCCCGAATGAGACTTGTTATAGTTGCTTCCGGCGAGCATTACAG AAATTAGCGAGGAGCAGGCGCGTAGTTGGCGGTCGCGCATGGTTTCCCGGAAGTTGGCAGAGTAGTACCAAAAATCGACGGCAATACGATTCCGAGGACGCAACCGACGTGGATGAGCTGCCGATCGAGCTGCGCCGCGTGGAAACCACGCACACGCTGACAATGACGAACAAGCACTCCACAGATACGTTGAGCATTAAGTCTAAGAGTCTGGGTGACATCCTCGAGATTGAGCGACTTGACCTGGTGCGTTCCCGATCGAGCATCCCAGGTTTCTGCTCGACGTCCGAATTGATTTTGGACGAGCGATCGGTCTCATCGTCATCGAGCGGCTCGAAGCCGCGACTAGTTAAGCAGAAGTCGTGCGTTGAAGAGACTAGCTTGGAGAATCCCGAAGACACTGCCATTGAAAACCTGATTAAGGATCTGTCGGACTTCCCCTGCCAACCATTGCGCAAACGCAGCGTGCCGTTGAAGCAGAGCTCGATGAACGAGGAACTGATGTCAGCGGAGCGACTGGAAGAAAAGGAGCAAGTACGCCGGAACATCATGAAGCAGGCGTCACTGAATGAGGAGATTATCTGCAAGTGGCGGACGTTCGAAGCGCTCAAGGACTCGATCAGTCCAGTAAACGCGAGCCGGCGGTTCCAACTGCTGAAGGACGGATTCGCCAACAAGATCAAACGTACCACGGCGAACAGTGTAACAGACAAGATCTCCATGCCATCCACCAAGAATGGTTTTTTTGTACGGATACTGCAGGGATGGAAGTCGGCTGATAACGAATCAGCGAATACCGCGGAAGCAACAGCCAAGTCAAAATCGGCTTCGTCGGACAACAAGGTACAGCCGGTGACGATGATAAAGCGTAGCATCGAGGGTGTCGAGCGCCGCCTATCGCGCGAGGATGGCTCGGATTCGTCCAAAGACAGCAGCTTGCAGAGCGACACCAGCGTGGATTCCGAGGATAGCTTCGCGTCAGTGATCTTTGTGCCGAAACAAGACATCGTAGTGCCTGCGCCCCCGGCGCCATCAACATCGTCGTCGGTGAACGAGGTTTCTTCCACACCGCGTCCTGCGGCGTTACAGCTCGGCACGACGTCGGCACCGCCATCACCACGTATCAAGCAGCCATTGGATGCCAATAGCCAATCCTCAAGATTCAAACTGATCGGCATGTCGTCGTTAACgaaacaacagcagcagcagtcaaGCATTGTGAATACTAACACGAATACGAGCACGAATGAGAATACGAATACGAATACGAATACGAATATCAAGACGAATGCTTGTACGCGTCTTGGCGGCGCGGCCAAATCCAGTGCGTCGACTGCCGTCCGCAAGGAGACGGCGTTTGGAAGCACGCTGCAGACACCGGCATCGCGAGGATTCCGTCTGGTGTCGGAATCGACGGAACCCAACGCGGAGCCGGACACCGCGCCGCTGATACGTGCCTTTAACGATGTCGGGAAGACGATCAATCGTGAACCGGTCGTGGCGAACGAGGATGAGAACCGGAAGGCCAGGCTAAATCAGATCAAGGAATTGCTCATAGCGAAGCCAGGCTTTGCGACACGCGCTAAACCATCGTTCCCGTTAGTCAGGCGCGCTTCCACGGCAGCTTCGGGTCGTCTAGAAACCGTCACGAGGATCCTGCCGCGTTTGCTGTCCTTGGAACTGTTCAATCCGGAAACCGACGATCTAGACAGCGACTCCAGTGGCGTGTCGTCGCCAGAATCGATAGGCTCGGTGATCAGCGTCACATCGGATGAGAGATACATCGCGAGGAAGGAGGCTGAGGGGAAGAAGAGCGCGCAAGCGAACGAGGGAGTCTCCAGATCTAATGAGAGTGATTCCGTATCGGAGAAGACGAAAGAATCCGAAAGTACGCGTGATGATGAGGAATCGTGCAGTGTGGAGACCACTACGACGTTTGAGGATTCGAGTACACTCATGGATCCTACGCGCGATGACTCATCCACCGGCTTAGAAGACGACGTGTCGCTCACGGAAGCTAAAGTAACGTGTGACGTCCCCCAGGATGACCTGGGGAATGAGATGCACCCTGTGTCACGAGTTCTTCTGGAAAGCGGAAAATCCATCACCTCACAATCTATGAGGCTCCTGGAGGCCGCCGCCAATGTCGCGAGCTCGCTGGAGGACGCTGTTGGGACGGTTATTCAACGTAACACACAAGTGGAACAGTTCCCGCAACTCTCGCAGTTGCCGCAGGCTGTACAACGACGGGATAACAACGACGATGCAGTTTGGTCGCGATCAAATACTCATACGCGAGCATACTTGCAGCAGGAACGCAAATCGGCCTCAGTGGATTTGGGCGGCTACGTCAACGAATCCAGCAGTGATCTTATGCGGGATATCAATCGGTACTGCCAGAACTCATCGTTCGACTTCTTCGAGACCTGTCAGACGTTAGGGACCGCGTCATCGTCACTTGATATTGCGGATAATGTCTTCGACGTGGAATCGATGGACACCACGGAGTGCTGGGAAGGTTGCGATCAAGCGCCCAAGGAAACCTCGTGGATCATAAACGAAGCATATGATGATGGCGGATGCGACAAAGTGGTCCAACCCGAGCTGACACCGAAATCTAAGTCCTTCTACGGAGATCAAACCGTACTCGAATCAGAGTTCGATCTTAAGCTTAAAAACGACTCCAAGCATGAAGTCCAGTTTAAAAACCATTCCGAGACCAAACTCAAGTATGACGATACGTTCAGGCTTAACTTTGCGTCCGAGAAAGAATCGAAAGTTAAATCCAATCTTGTATCCCGACCTAATTTTGGATCTAACAGCGATCTCACAAGCGATATCAAGAGACCATTCACCAATTCTGCAAACAAGCATAATCCCGGATGCACGCTCAAGCTTAAACCCAACGTCGTCCAAGAGCCGGCGCATCGCACGAACGCGATGTCCCCGCAGGTGTTGCGCAGCAATTCGGATGACGTGCTGGACTTCGTGATGGTGTCGAAGACGGGCGAGCTCGAGGACGCGGCGATGAGCGACTCGAGGATGCCCGGAAAGTGGCGTTCTTCCCAGGGTGGGTTGTCGATGGATTCAAGCGACATAGGTGACTCCCTGATAGAGAACACAACGACGAGTCTGAGCGATGGTAGTCGGGCGGAGTCGACGGCGAGGTTGTTCACCGGCAGCACAGTGTCGTTGGCGTCGAACCTAAATGCGAACCGGCGCTGCTCGATCGAGCGACGGAGACTACAGGAACGCGGACGTTCGCTGGAAGAGACGTCGAGCGAGGCGAAGAGACGGGATGCAGATTGCCTAGTCACGACCGCGACCACAGACACCCTAAGCAACGCTTCATCTCAGGAGTCGTTGCCGTCCGACCGCGGCGGAGGCTCCATCACCTATCATCAGTACTACCACGTGTTTCGGGAGGGAGAGCTGGACCAGCTGATCAACAAGTACGTCGAGAACCTGCATATCATCTCGTCGTACTACGACCACGCCAGTTGGTGCGTCGTCGCGGAGAAAGTGCAGGTCTGGACTATATGA